From Cricetulus griseus strain 17A/GY chromosome 1 unlocalized genomic scaffold, alternate assembly CriGri-PICRH-1.0 chr1_0, whole genome shotgun sequence, a single genomic window includes:
- the S100a5 gene encoding protein S100-A5 isoform X4, with protein sequence MLAAIRPAGLRHSPSPRPLLWLFAVYLPTLLLAQWSIMACPLDQAIGLLVAIFHKYSGKEGDKHTLSKKELKELIQKELTIGSKLQDAEIARLMDDLDRNKDQEVNFQEYVAFLGALALIYNEALK encoded by the exons ATGCTAGCCGCTATAAGGCCAGCCGGACTGCGACACAGTCCATCCCCTCGACCACTCCTTTGGCTCTTCGCTGTCTACCTGCCTACG CTTCTTCTAGCCCAGTGGTCAATTATGGCATGCCCCCTGGATCAGGCCATCGGCCTTCTTGTGGCCATCTTCCACAAGTACTCTGGTAAAGAGGGTGACAAGCACACCTTGAGCAAGAAGGAGCTGAAGGAGCTGATCCAGAAGGAGCTCACCATTGGCTCT AAACTGCAGGATGCTGAGATTGCAAGGCTGATGGACGACCTGGACCGCAACAAGGACCAGGAAGTAAACTTCCAGGAGTATGTCGCCTTCCTGGGGGCCTTGGCTTTGATCTACAATGAAGCTCTCAAATAA
- the S100a5 gene encoding protein S100-A5 isoform X6, with protein MACPLDQAIGLLVAIFHKYSGKEGDKHTLSKKELKELIQKELTIGSKLQDAEIARLMDDLDRNKDQEVNFQEYVAFLGALALIYNEALK; from the exons ATGGCATGCCCCCTGGATCAGGCCATCGGCCTTCTTGTGGCCATCTTCCACAAGTACTCTGGTAAAGAGGGTGACAAGCACACCTTGAGCAAGAAGGAGCTGAAGGAGCTGATCCAGAAGGAGCTCACCATTGGCTCT AAACTGCAGGATGCTGAGATTGCAAGGCTGATGGACGACCTGGACCGCAACAAGGACCAGGAAGTAAACTTCCAGGAGTATGTCGCCTTCCTGGGGGCCTTGGCTTTGATCTACAATGAAGCTCTCAAATAA
- the S100a5 gene encoding protein S100-A5 isoform X5 yields the protein MLAAIRPAGLRHSPSPRPLLWLFAVYLPTLLLAQWSIMACPLDQAIGLLVAIFHKYSGKEGDKHTLSKKELKELIQKELTIGSLVCSQPAEGGAGAEK from the exons ATGCTAGCCGCTATAAGGCCAGCCGGACTGCGACACAGTCCATCCCCTCGACCACTCCTTTGGCTCTTCGCTGTCTACCTGCCTACG CTTCTTCTAGCCCAGTGGTCAATTATGGCATGCCCCCTGGATCAGGCCATCGGCCTTCTTGTGGCCATCTTCCACAAGTACTCTGGTAAAGAGGGTGACAAGCACACCTTGAGCAAGAAGGAGCTGAAGGAGCTGATCCAGAAGGAGCTCACCATTGGCTCT CTTGTATGCTCCCAGCCTGCTGAGGGAGGAGCAGGGGCTGAGAAGTAA